The following coding sequences lie in one Mycobacterium sp. Z3061 genomic window:
- a CDS encoding 1,4-dihydroxy-2-naphthoate polyprenyltransferase codes for MASFAQWISGARPRTLPNAVAPVIAGTGAAAWLHGAVWWKALLALAVALSFIVGVNYANDYSDGIRGTDDERAGPVRLVGSRLAAPRAVLTAALVSLFVGCVAGLALALVSAPWLIAVGAVSVLGAWLYTGGSRPYGYSGLGEVAVFVFFGLIAVLGTQYTQALRVDWVGLVLAVGIGALSSSVLVANNLRDIPTDTQSGKITLAVRLGDRRTRVLYHSLLVVPGLLTLVLMLATPWCAAGLVAAPLALRADRPVRSGRGGRELIPVLRDTGLAMVVWSVAVAAALAYSGHA; via the coding sequence GTGGCCAGTTTTGCCCAGTGGATCTCCGGAGCGCGCCCGCGCACGCTGCCGAACGCGGTAGCCCCCGTGATCGCGGGCACCGGCGCCGCGGCATGGCTGCACGGCGCGGTGTGGTGGAAGGCGCTGTTGGCGCTGGCCGTGGCGCTATCGTTCATCGTCGGCGTCAACTACGCCAACGACTACTCCGACGGCATCCGCGGCACCGACGACGAGCGGGCCGGCCCGGTGCGGTTGGTTGGTTCGCGGCTCGCGGCCCCGCGGGCGGTGCTGACCGCGGCGCTGGTGAGCCTGTTCGTCGGCTGCGTGGCCGGGCTGGCGCTGGCGCTGGTCAGCGCACCGTGGTTGATCGCGGTGGGCGCTGTCTCGGTGCTGGGTGCCTGGCTCTACACCGGAGGGTCGCGGCCGTACGGCTATTCGGGGCTGGGCGAGGTCGCGGTGTTCGTATTCTTCGGCCTGATCGCGGTGCTGGGCACGCAGTACACGCAGGCCCTGCGGGTCGACTGGGTGGGACTGGTGCTGGCGGTGGGCATCGGGGCGTTGTCGTCCTCGGTGCTGGTCGCCAACAACCTTCGGGACATCCCGACCGACACCCAGTCCGGCAAGATCACCCTGGCGGTGCGCCTGGGCGACCGCCGCACCCGCGTGCTCTACCACTCGCTGCTGGTCGTCCCTGGTCTGCTGACGCTGGTGCTGATGCTTGCCACCCCGTGGTGCGCTGCGGGTCTGGTGGCCGCGCCGCTGGCCCTGCGCGCCGACCGCCCGGTCCGGTCCGGCCGCGGCGGCCGCGAGTTGATCCCGGTGCTGCGTGACACCGGCCTGGCCATGGTGGTGTGGTCGGTTGCCGTGGCCGCCGCGCTGGCGTACAGCGGGCACGCCTAG
- a CDS encoding DUF4229 domain-containing protein: protein MPEAPNDNTGDRSAAGRGVVAVLLYVAARLLLFVVVTAGIYGLARLLGVADFPLFVAALGGLIISMPLGMWVFSPLRRHATATLAAAGERRRREREQLQARLRGETVASDGDD, encoded by the coding sequence GTGCCAGAAGCGCCTAACGACAACACCGGTGACCGTTCCGCCGCCGGCCGCGGCGTCGTCGCAGTCCTGCTGTACGTGGCGGCCCGACTGCTGCTGTTCGTGGTTGTCACCGCCGGAATCTACGGGCTCGCGCGCCTGCTCGGCGTGGCTGACTTCCCGCTGTTCGTGGCCGCCCTCGGCGGCCTGATCATCTCCATGCCGCTGGGCATGTGGGTCTTCAGCCCGCTGCGGCGGCACGCGACCGCGACGCTCGCGGCGGCCGGTGAGCGCCGGCGCCGGGAACGGGAGCAGTTGCAGGCCCGGCTGCGCGGCGAGACCGTTGCTTCCGACGGGGACGATTAG
- a CDS encoding S-methyl-5'-thioadenosine phosphorylase yields MHKIARVLGVIGGTGFYTFFDSDTRTVHPDTPWGEPSAPITIGAVGGHEVAFLPRHGAKHEYSAHTVPYRANMWALRALGVRRVFAPCAVGSLNPRIERGAVVVPDQLVDRTSGRADTYFDTGGVHTGFADPYCPTLRTAVTDLPDVVDGGTMVVIQGPRFSTRAESQWFAAAGFSLVNMTGYPEAILARELELCYAAIALITDVDAGVAVGEGVKGVDVFAEFGQNIEMFKKLVRAAIGSVAAERTCTHCLQHAGVPLPFELP; encoded by the coding sequence ATGCATAAGATTGCGCGGGTGCTCGGAGTGATTGGCGGTACCGGCTTCTATACGTTCTTCGATTCAGACACCCGAACCGTCCATCCGGACACCCCCTGGGGTGAACCCAGTGCACCGATCACGATCGGCGCCGTCGGCGGGCATGAGGTCGCCTTTCTGCCGCGCCACGGCGCCAAGCACGAGTACTCGGCGCACACCGTCCCGTACCGGGCGAACATGTGGGCGCTGCGCGCGCTGGGCGTGCGGCGGGTGTTCGCGCCCTGTGCGGTCGGCAGCCTGAATCCCCGGATCGAGCGGGGCGCGGTGGTGGTGCCCGACCAACTCGTCGACCGCACCAGCGGCCGGGCGGACACCTATTTCGACACCGGCGGGGTGCACACCGGCTTCGCCGACCCGTACTGTCCGACGCTGCGCACCGCGGTCACCGACCTGCCCGACGTGGTCGACGGCGGCACCATGGTGGTGATTCAGGGTCCCCGCTTCTCCACCCGGGCGGAGAGTCAGTGGTTCGCCGCCGCCGGGTTCAGCCTGGTCAACATGACCGGATATCCGGAGGCTATCCTCGCCCGCGAACTCGAATTATGTTATGCAGCAATAGCTTTGATCACCGATGTGGATGCCGGGGTGGCGGTTGGTGAAGGTGTGAAGGGCGTCGATGTGTTCGCTGAGTTCGGGCAGAACATCGAGATGTTCAAGAAACTGGTGCGCGCCGCGATCGGTAGCGTCGCGGCCGAGCGCACCTGCACACACTGCCTGCAGCATGCCGGGGTGCCGTTGCCTTTCGAGCTGCCATGA
- the fabH gene encoding beta-ketoacyl-ACP synthase III, producing the protein MTEIATVSGPTNVGLLSVGAYRPERVVTNDEICQNIDSSDEWIYSRTGIKTRRFAADDESAASMAAEACRRALKNASLSASDIDGVIVTTNTHFLQTPPAAPMVAAALGAKDVLGFDISAGCAGFGYALSTATNLIRGGGARRMLVVGTEKLSPTIDMYDRGNCFIFADGAAAVVVGETPFQGVGPTIAGSDGEQSSAIRQDIDWITFAQNPSGPRPFVRLEGPAVFRWAAFKMGDVGRRALEAAGVGPDQIDVFVPHQANTRINDLLVKNLQLRPDTVVANDIEHAGNTSAASIPLAIAELMDTGAAKPGDLALLIGYGAGLTYAAQVVRMPLHSD; encoded by the coding sequence ATGACGGAGATCGCCACGGTCAGTGGCCCCACCAACGTCGGCCTGCTCAGTGTCGGGGCATACCGTCCCGAGCGCGTCGTCACCAACGACGAGATATGCCAGAACATCGACTCGTCGGACGAATGGATCTACTCACGCACCGGTATCAAGACGCGCCGGTTCGCCGCCGATGACGAGTCCGCCGCTTCGATGGCGGCCGAGGCCTGCCGGCGCGCCCTGAAGAACGCCTCGCTGTCGGCGTCCGACATCGACGGCGTGATCGTCACCACCAACACCCACTTCCTGCAGACCCCGCCGGCCGCCCCGATGGTCGCGGCGGCACTCGGCGCCAAAGATGTTCTCGGCTTTGACATCTCGGCCGGGTGCGCGGGGTTCGGCTACGCGCTGAGCACGGCGACCAACCTGATCCGGGGCGGTGGCGCCCGGAGGATGCTGGTGGTCGGCACCGAGAAACTGTCCCCCACGATCGACATGTACGACCGCGGCAACTGTTTCATCTTCGCCGACGGCGCCGCCGCGGTGGTGGTCGGCGAGACACCGTTTCAGGGCGTGGGGCCGACGATCGCCGGCAGCGACGGCGAGCAGTCCAGCGCGATCCGGCAGGACATCGACTGGATCACGTTCGCGCAGAACCCCAGTGGCCCGCGCCCGTTCGTGCGTTTGGAAGGCCCTGCGGTATTCCGTTGGGCGGCCTTCAAAATGGGCGATGTCGGCCGTCGGGCACTGGAGGCTGCCGGCGTGGGACCCGATCAGATCGACGTCTTCGTGCCGCACCAGGCCAACACCCGGATCAACGACCTGCTGGTGAAGAACCTGCAGTTGCGGCCGGACACCGTCGTCGCCAACGACATCGAGCATGCCGGCAACACCTCGGCGGCCTCCATCCCGCTCGCCATCGCCGAACTCATGGACACCGGGGCGGCCAAACCGGGCGACCTGGCCCTGCTGATCGGCTACGGCGCGGGCCTGACGTACGCCGCGCAGGTCGTCCGGATGCCGCTGCACAGCGACTGA
- a CDS encoding NAD-dependent epimerase/dehydratase family protein — MRVLLTGAAGFIGSRVDAALRAAGHEVVGADVLLPAAHGPDAVLPEGCHRVDVRDPDALAPLLAGVDLVCHQAAMVGAGVNAADAPEYGGHNDYGTTVLLAQMYAAGVSRLVLASSMVVYGQGRYECGEHGLVDPQPRRRSDLEAGNFEHRCPRCGEPVGWRLVDEDAALRPRSLYAASKTAQEHYALAWAEATGGSVVALRYHNVYGPGMPRDTPYSGVAAIFRSALEKGEPPRVFEDGGQMRDFVHVDDIAAANLAAMDTDPGGFTAANVCSGRPIAIREVADALCRARGGDLSPVVTGQYRSGDVRHIVADPARAAEILGFRAAVEPMEGLGEFAFAPLR; from the coding sequence ATGAGGGTGCTGCTGACCGGAGCGGCCGGATTCATCGGATCGCGGGTGGACGCTGCGCTGCGGGCCGCCGGTCATGAGGTGGTGGGCGCCGATGTGTTGCTGCCCGCCGCGCACGGTCCGGATGCCGTACTACCGGAGGGTTGTCATCGGGTCGACGTCCGCGATCCCGACGCCTTGGCCCCGCTATTGGCCGGGGTGGACCTGGTGTGTCACCAGGCCGCGATGGTGGGCGCCGGGGTGAACGCCGCCGATGCGCCCGAGTACGGCGGCCACAACGATTACGGCACCACGGTGTTGCTGGCTCAGATGTACGCCGCCGGAGTGTCGCGGCTGGTGCTGGCGTCGTCGATGGTGGTCTACGGGCAGGGCCGCTATGAGTGCGGTGAGCACGGACTGGTCGACCCGCAGCCACGGCGACGCAGCGACCTGGAAGCCGGAAACTTCGAGCACCGCTGCCCACGCTGCGGTGAACCGGTCGGCTGGCGGTTGGTGGACGAGGACGCCGCGCTGCGCCCCCGCAGCCTCTACGCGGCCAGCAAGACCGCGCAGGAGCACTACGCGCTGGCGTGGGCGGAGGCCACCGGCGGTTCGGTGGTCGCGCTGCGCTACCACAACGTGTACGGGCCGGGCATGCCGCGCGACACGCCCTATTCCGGGGTGGCGGCCATCTTCCGGTCGGCACTGGAAAAGGGTGAACCGCCGCGGGTCTTCGAAGACGGTGGGCAGATGCGTGACTTCGTGCACGTCGACGACATCGCCGCCGCCAACCTCGCCGCGATGGACACGGATCCGGGCGGGTTCACCGCGGCCAATGTCTGCTCCGGGCGCCCCATCGCGATCCGGGAGGTGGCCGACGCGCTGTGTCGCGCGCGGGGTGGTGACCTCTCGCCGGTCGTCACCGGGCAGTACCGCAGCGGGGACGTGCGACACATCGTCGCCGATCCCGCCCGAGCGGCCGAGATCCTGGGTTTCCGGGCGGCGGTGGAACCGATGGAGGGGTTGGGCGAGTTCGCGTTCGCTCCGTTGCGGTAG